Proteins found in one Plodia interpunctella isolate USDA-ARS_2022_Savannah chromosome 24, ilPloInte3.2, whole genome shotgun sequence genomic segment:
- the Idh3b gene encoding isocitrate dehydrogenase [NAD] subunit beta, mitochondrial isoform X1 → MSLISRNILRSLAQGSQHVAKGVHTSAVTLDKSVCFASHTVSLQPNAKEGRIKCTLIPGDGVGPEMVHSVQEVFKATSIPVDFEPFFFSEVNPTLSAPLEDVVNSITRNKICIKGILATPDFSHTGELQTLNMKLRNALDLYANVVHVKSLPNVKCRHNDVDCIIIREQTEGEYSALEHESVPGVVECLKIITATKSERIAKFAFDYAVKMGRKKVTAVHKANIMKLGDGLFLRSCEEMAKLYPRIQFEKMIVDNCTMQMVSNPNQFDVMVTPNLYGNIVDNLASGLVGGAGVVAGASYSPECAVFEQGARHIFSGAVGKNIANPTAMLLCSANLLSHVNLHGYSKMLRNAINKVLTDGKVRTKDLGGQSTTKDFTNAVIHCLESV, encoded by the exons ATGTCCCTGATCAGcagaaatatattaagaaGCCTTGCTCAG ggtTCCCAACATGTAGCGAAGGGTGTACACACAAGTGCGGTAACCTTGGACAAAAGTGTATGTTTTGCTTCACATACTGTAAGCCTG CAACCCAATGCTAAGGAAGGCCGCATCAAGTGTACCCTAATCCCTGGAGATGGCGTCGGGCCAGAGATGGTCCACTCTGTTCAGGAAGTCTTCAAG GCGACCAGCATCCCGGTGGATTTCGAGCCGTTCTTCTTCTCGGAGGTGAACCCCACGCTGAGCGCGCCGCTCGAGGACGTCGTCAACTCCATCACCAGGAACAAGATCTGCATCAAG GGCATCCTAGCCACCCCGGATTTCTCGCACACGGGCGAGCTGCAGACGCTCAACATGAAGCTGCGCAACGCGCTGGACCTGTACGCCAACGTCGTGCACGTGAAGTCGCTGCCCAACGTCAAGTGTCGCCACAACGACGTGGACTGCATCATCATTCGAGAACAGACTGAGGGGGAGTACTCCGCTTTGGAACACGAGTCTGTGCCTG GTGTCGTCGAGTGCCTCAAGATCATTACAGCAACCAAATCCGAACGTATTGCAAAGTTCGCCTTCGACTACGCGGTCAAGATGGGCCGCAAGAAGGTCACCGCTGTACACAAAGCCAATATCATGAAATTGGGAGACGGACTGTTTCTGCGCAGTTGTGAAGAG ATGGCCAAGCTATACCCGCGCATTCAGTTCGAGAAGATGATCGTGGACAACTGCACCATGCAGATGGTGTCCAACCCCAACCAGTTCGACGTCATGGTCACCCCCAACCTCTACGGCAACATCGTGGACAACCTCGCTTCTG GTCTAGTCGGAGGCGCTGGCGTCGTCGCCGGAGCCTCTTACAGCCCCGAGTGCGCCGTGTTCGAACAG GGAGCGCGCCACATTTTCTCTGGCGCAGTCGGCAAAAACATCGCCAACCCTACGGCCATGCTGCTGTGCTCCGCCAATCTCCTGTCTCATGTGAATCTGCACGGATACTCCAAGATGCTGCGCAACGCGATCAACAA AGTGCTGACCGACGGCAAAGTAAGAACAAAGGACTTGGGAGGTCAATCTACCACCAAAGATTTCACCAATGCAGTCATCCACTGTCTAGAATCTGTCTAA
- the LOC128680459 gene encoding uncharacterized protein LOC128680459, which translates to MGKPKLDPPTTSFRYKISNRLNILSVPRKYILDTGEGMPAWSPRGVRKSALRATITDRVNDAAWPYIRRFLLLKRSCKKQFSQERLERIDRMIELANATCYSKLANCVLDLKKQDTKDVKKKRGWSESEWKKHMDYINQIANPKKSFTPEPVKRGEKKALAELMPRINQMSSLPDYKVYRRPSQEPWYRDPIKVPRAALKYVISDRVKKLAAPRALPQGGD; encoded by the exons ATGGGTAAGCCGAAGTTAGACCCGCCAACGACTTCTTTCCGCTACAAGATTTCCAACAGACTGAATATACTGAGCGTTCCTAGGAAGTATATTTTGGACACGGGGGAGGGGATGCCAGCATGGTCTCCCAGGGGAGTGAGGAAGTCTGCGCTGCGCGCCACCATAACTGACAGGGTCAATGATGCCGCCTGGCCTTATATACG CCGTTTCCTCTTGCTGAAGCGATCGTGCAAGAAGCAGTTTAGCCAAGAACGATTGGAGAGGATCGACCGGATGATCGAGCTGGCTAACGCTACGTGTTACTCGAAACTGGCAAACTGTGTGCTAGATCTCAAGAAGCAAGACACCAAGgatgtgaagaagaagcgcGGGTGGTCTGAAAGCGAATGGAAGAAACACATGGACTATATTAACCAGATCGCCAACCCTAAGAAATCTTTCACACCTGAACCAGTGAAG AGAGGAGAGAAGAAGGCTCTAGCTGAGCTGATGCCGCGCATCAACCAGATGTCTTCGCTTCCCGATTACAAGGTCTACCGCCGGCCGTCTCAGGAGCCCTGGTACAGAGATCCTATTAAG GTGCCCCGTGCAGCCCTAAAATACGTAATAAGCGACCGCGTCAAGAAGCTAGCTGCTCCGAGAGCCCTGCCGCAAGGAGGCGACTAG
- the Sfxn1-3 gene encoding sideroflexin-1-3 — MGPPVINLDKPRYDQGTYMGRAKHFLLLTNPLNCLATDAELDEAKKIVSDFKKTKRMPPGYDEEKLWRTKYLYDSAFHPDTGEKMMAIGRMSAQAPMNTLITGGMITFYKSTAATIFWQWINQTFNAVVNYTNRSGDAPMPKSQLIASYCAACGGALSTALFLNSKVKNMPPIFSRLVPFAAVCGANFINIPMMRSSELINGTPIFTADGQRVGNSKVAARTGISLVIVSRVIMALPGMTLTPILTNMAIRRGLFCHYPMMAIPFQLVLVGICVTFATPLCCALFSQTAAISAAKVDPELKDIVKAKFYKHKEFYYNKGL, encoded by the exons ATGGGACCGCCGGTGATCAACCTAGACAAGCCGAGGTATGACCAGGGCACGTACATGGGCCGCGCCAAACACTTCCTGCTGCTCACCAACCCGCTCAACTGCCTCGCGACCGACGCTGAGCTCGACGAGGCCAAGAAGATAGTCAGTGATTTCAA aAAAACGAAAAGAATGCCGCCCGGCTACGACGAGGAGAAGCTGTGGCGGACGAAGTACCTGTACGACAGTGCGTTCCACCCGGACACGGGCGAGAAGATGATGGCCATCGGCCGGATGTCTGCGCAAGCGCCGATGAACACGCTCATCACTGGAG GAATGATAACGTTCTACAAGTCCACAGCGGCGACGATATTCTGGCAGTGGATCAATCAGACTTTTAACGCGGTCGTGAACTACACCAACCGGTCCGGCGACGCGCCTATGCCCAAGTC aCAACTTATTGCATCTTACTGCGCAGCGTGCGGCGGCGCCCTAAGCACTGCCTTGTTTCTCAACAGCAAAGTTAAG AACATGCCGCCGATATTCTCGCGACTAGTGCCGTTCGCGGCGGTGTGCGGCGCCAACTTCATCAACATCCCCATGATGAGGAGCAG TGAACTAATAAACGGCACCCCGATCTTCACTGCCGACGGGCAACGCGTGGGGAACTCCAAAGTGGCCGCGCGCACCGGCATCTCATTGGTCATCGTCTCCAGGGTCATCATGGCGCTGCCAGGCATGA CCTTAACACCTATCCTAACGAACATGGCCATCCGCCGCGGCCTGTTCTGCCACTACCCGATGATGGCCATCCCCTTCCAGCTGGTGCTGGTGGGCATCTGCGTGACGTTCGCCACCCCCCTCTGCTGCGCTCTATTCTCGCAAACTGCCGCCATCAGCGCCGCCAAAGTCGACCCGGAATTAAAG GACATAGTTAAGGCCAAATTTTACAAGCACAAggaattttattacaacaagGGATTATAA
- the Idh3b gene encoding isocitrate dehydrogenase [NAD] subunit beta, mitochondrial isoform X2 produces MSLISRNILRSLAQGSQHVAKGVHTSAVTLDKSQPNAKEGRIKCTLIPGDGVGPEMVHSVQEVFKATSIPVDFEPFFFSEVNPTLSAPLEDVVNSITRNKICIKGILATPDFSHTGELQTLNMKLRNALDLYANVVHVKSLPNVKCRHNDVDCIIIREQTEGEYSALEHESVPGVVECLKIITATKSERIAKFAFDYAVKMGRKKVTAVHKANIMKLGDGLFLRSCEEMAKLYPRIQFEKMIVDNCTMQMVSNPNQFDVMVTPNLYGNIVDNLASGLVGGAGVVAGASYSPECAVFEQGARHIFSGAVGKNIANPTAMLLCSANLLSHVNLHGYSKMLRNAINKVLTDGKVRTKDLGGQSTTKDFTNAVIHCLESV; encoded by the exons ATGTCCCTGATCAGcagaaatatattaagaaGCCTTGCTCAG ggtTCCCAACATGTAGCGAAGGGTGTACACACAAGTGCGGTAACCTTGGACAAAAGT CAACCCAATGCTAAGGAAGGCCGCATCAAGTGTACCCTAATCCCTGGAGATGGCGTCGGGCCAGAGATGGTCCACTCTGTTCAGGAAGTCTTCAAG GCGACCAGCATCCCGGTGGATTTCGAGCCGTTCTTCTTCTCGGAGGTGAACCCCACGCTGAGCGCGCCGCTCGAGGACGTCGTCAACTCCATCACCAGGAACAAGATCTGCATCAAG GGCATCCTAGCCACCCCGGATTTCTCGCACACGGGCGAGCTGCAGACGCTCAACATGAAGCTGCGCAACGCGCTGGACCTGTACGCCAACGTCGTGCACGTGAAGTCGCTGCCCAACGTCAAGTGTCGCCACAACGACGTGGACTGCATCATCATTCGAGAACAGACTGAGGGGGAGTACTCCGCTTTGGAACACGAGTCTGTGCCTG GTGTCGTCGAGTGCCTCAAGATCATTACAGCAACCAAATCCGAACGTATTGCAAAGTTCGCCTTCGACTACGCGGTCAAGATGGGCCGCAAGAAGGTCACCGCTGTACACAAAGCCAATATCATGAAATTGGGAGACGGACTGTTTCTGCGCAGTTGTGAAGAG ATGGCCAAGCTATACCCGCGCATTCAGTTCGAGAAGATGATCGTGGACAACTGCACCATGCAGATGGTGTCCAACCCCAACCAGTTCGACGTCATGGTCACCCCCAACCTCTACGGCAACATCGTGGACAACCTCGCTTCTG GTCTAGTCGGAGGCGCTGGCGTCGTCGCCGGAGCCTCTTACAGCCCCGAGTGCGCCGTGTTCGAACAG GGAGCGCGCCACATTTTCTCTGGCGCAGTCGGCAAAAACATCGCCAACCCTACGGCCATGCTGCTGTGCTCCGCCAATCTCCTGTCTCATGTGAATCTGCACGGATACTCCAAGATGCTGCGCAACGCGATCAACAA AGTGCTGACCGACGGCAAAGTAAGAACAAAGGACTTGGGAGGTCAATCTACCACCAAAGATTTCACCAATGCAGTCATCCACTGTCTAGAATCTGTCTAA